The Paenibacillus swuensis genome contains the following window.
AACTATAAATCATGAGCGACAATACATTCCAAAGCTACAATCTATCCGACGACATTCTGCGCGCATTGGAAGACTTGGGCTACCAACAGCCGACCGAAGTGCAGAGCAAGGTCATCCCCGTGGCTCTCAGCGGCAAAGACCTGGTTGTGAAATCCCAGACAGGGAGCGGCAAGACAGCCTCCTTCGGCATACCCTTATGTGAGGGCGTGGATTGGAACGAGAATAAGCCGCAGGCGCTGGTGCTGACCCCGACGCGGGAGCTGGCTGTGCAGGTGAAGGAAGATATCACGAACATCGGGCGGTTCAAGCGCATTAAAGCGACCGCGGTGTTCGGCAAGCAGCCGTTCCACATCCAGACACTGGAGCTGAAGCAGAAATCCCACGTTGTTGTGGGCACGCCGGGGAGGGTGCTGGACCATATCCAGCGCGGCACGTTAAATCTGCAGCGCCTGAAGTATCTGGTCATCGACGAGGCCGACGAGATGCTGAACATGGGCTTTATCGATCAAGTCGAGGCGATCATCAACGCGTTGCCGAAGGACCGCATCACGATGCTGTTCTCCGCAACACTGCCTGAGGACGTGGACAAGCTTAGCCGTAAATACATGAACGAGCCGGAACATATCGAGATCCAAGCCAGCGGTCTCACCACGGCCACCATTGAACACGGCATGATCGAAGTAAGCGAAGCGGACAAGCCCTCCCTGCTGGAAAAGATGACGATTACGGAGAACCCGGACAGCTGCATCATTTTTTGCAAAACGCAGGAGGGGGTTAATCAGGTATTCAGGCAGCTGGCGGACGCGGATTACCCGGCGGATCGGATTCACGGGGGCATGATGCAGGAGGACCGGCTGGAAGTGATGCAGGCTTACCGCAGAGGGCAGTTCAG
Protein-coding sequences here:
- a CDS encoding DEAD/DEAH box helicase; the encoded protein is MSDNTFQSYNLSDDILRALEDLGYQQPTEVQSKVIPVALSGKDLVVKSQTGSGKTASFGIPLCEGVDWNENKPQALVLTPTRELAVQVKEDITNIGRFKRIKATAVFGKQPFHIQTLELKQKSHVVVGTPGRVLDHIQRGTLNLQRLKYLVIDEADEMLNMGFIDQVEAIINALPKDRITMLFSATLPEDVDKLSRKYMNEPEHIEIQASGLTTATIEHGMIEVSEADKPSLLEKMTITENPDSCIIFCKTQEGVNQVFRQLADADYPADRIHGGMMQEDRLEVMQAYRRGQFRYLVATDVAARGIDIESISLVINYDTPLDKESYVHRTGRTGRAGNSGKALTFVTPHDGRRLAEIEEYIGFKIPELAAPTPAEIAAMTPAFQQKLNIKPRPKQDKNAVLNQEIMKLYFNGGKKKKLRAVDFVGTLARIEGVTAEDIGIITIQDNVTYVDILNGKGPHVIQAMKTTTIKGKQLKVHKANK